The Streptomyces tendae genome has a window encoding:
- a CDS encoding DUF3558 domain-containing protein encodes MQRKAYVPGVAALLVAVLAGCTGSPDSGGQSDDSNPGSAGTASQAAQPGRYATLPEPCGAVDGRTLEELLPGLVELTDEQQREKAYTGEATLTYDTDRKVGCRWKVESTAATDRLLVDFERVVSYDNAVSDDAQAEELFARKQTAARLPVPTVTGSGSPSPSASGSTGPAATGTPTAPGSPPSSSTASPSVAPSDLQPRVLEDLGDEAFLDDGLDSSGSTAQERTVTVAFRTSNVIVTIEYAEQPVTVGAVPDSKEMQDRARKLAAELSDALGG; translated from the coding sequence GTGCAGCGGAAGGCGTACGTACCCGGCGTCGCCGCGCTCCTGGTGGCCGTACTGGCCGGCTGCACCGGAAGCCCCGACAGCGGGGGGCAGTCGGACGACTCCAACCCCGGCAGCGCCGGTACGGCGTCGCAGGCGGCGCAGCCCGGCAGGTACGCCACCCTTCCCGAGCCGTGCGGCGCGGTCGACGGCCGGACGCTGGAGGAACTCCTGCCCGGCCTGGTGGAGTTGACGGACGAGCAGCAGCGGGAGAAGGCGTACACGGGCGAGGCGACGCTCACCTACGACACCGACCGGAAGGTGGGCTGCCGTTGGAAGGTGGAGTCGACGGCGGCGACCGACCGGCTGCTGGTCGACTTCGAGCGGGTCGTGTCCTACGACAACGCGGTGAGCGACGACGCCCAGGCCGAGGAGCTGTTCGCGCGGAAGCAGACGGCGGCGCGGCTGCCGGTGCCGACGGTGACGGGGTCGGGCTCGCCCTCCCCGTCGGCGAGCGGTTCGACGGGCCCGGCCGCCACCGGCACGCCCACGGCGCCCGGTTCGCCTCCGTCGTCCTCGACCGCTTCGCCGTCCGTCGCGCCCTCCGATCTCCAGCCGCGGGTCCTGGAGGACCTCGGTGACGAGGCGTTCCTCGACGACGGCCTCGACAGCTCCGGTTCGACCGCTCAGGAGCGCACCGTGACTGTGGCGTTCCGCACGTCCAACGTCATCGTCACCATCGAGTACGCCGAGCAGCCGGTGACCGTCGGAGCGGTGCCGGACAGCAAGGAAATGCAGGACAGGGCCCGGAAACTGGCCGCCGAGCTGTCCGACGCGCTGGGCGGCTGA
- a CDS encoding YnfA family protein, with translation MLILRSAALFVLAAILEIGGAWLVWQGVREHRGWMWAAGGVLALGAYGFVATFQPDGQFGRVLAAYGGIFVAGSILWGVVADGYRPDRWDITGALVCLAGMAVIMWAPRGG, from the coding sequence ATGCTCATCCTCCGCTCCGCCGCCCTGTTCGTCCTCGCCGCGATCCTGGAGATCGGCGGCGCCTGGCTGGTCTGGCAGGGCGTCCGGGAACACCGCGGGTGGATGTGGGCGGCCGGCGGGGTCCTCGCCCTCGGCGCCTACGGCTTCGTGGCCACCTTCCAGCCCGACGGGCAGTTCGGCCGCGTGCTCGCCGCGTACGGCGGCATCTTCGTCGCCGGGTCGATCCTGTGGGGCGTCGTCGCCGACGGCTACCGCCCCGACCGCTGGGACATCACCGGCGCGCTGGTCTGCCTCGCCGGGATGGCCGTCATCATGTGGGCCCCGCGGGGCGGCTGA
- a CDS encoding dihydrofolate reductase family protein codes for MRDVTYAMGISLDGYITGPDGGLDWSAPDPEVFRFWIEETRGIGVHLLGRRLYETMLYWETAAQDPSLDDAEREWTELWNPLPKVVFSRTLTEVRGNARLATGSLTEEVERLRKEPGGGEIAIGGATLAAEAAAAGLIDEYRTVVHPVLVGGGTRYFPHDERRVALDLVETRTLTPNVVYMRHRVQR; via the coding sequence ATGCGGGACGTGACCTATGCGATGGGCATCTCGCTCGACGGCTACATCACCGGGCCGGACGGCGGCCTCGACTGGTCGGCGCCCGACCCGGAGGTCTTCCGCTTCTGGATCGAGGAGACCCGCGGCATCGGCGTGCATCTGCTCGGCCGGCGGCTGTACGAGACGATGCTCTACTGGGAGACCGCGGCCCAGGACCCGTCGCTCGACGACGCGGAGCGCGAGTGGACCGAGCTGTGGAACCCCCTGCCCAAGGTGGTCTTCTCCCGCACGCTGACGGAGGTGCGGGGCAACGCCCGGCTGGCCACCGGCAGCCTCACCGAGGAGGTCGAGCGGCTGCGGAAGGAGCCGGGCGGGGGCGAGATCGCGATCGGCGGGGCGACGCTCGCCGCCGAGGCGGCCGCGGCGGGCCTGATCGACGAGTACCGCACGGTCGTCCACCCGGTACTGGTCGGCGGCGGCACCCGCTACTTCCCCCACGACGAGCGCCGCGTCGCCCTCGACCTCGTCGAGACCCGCACCCTCACCCCGAACGTGGTGTACATGCGCCACCGCGTGCAGAGGTGA
- a CDS encoding RtcB family protein, whose amino-acid sequence MSYVELPGAKVPIRMWTDPATVEEGALQQLRNVATLPWIQGLAVMPDVHYGKGATVGSVIAMRGAVCPAAVGVDIGCGMSAVKTSLTANDLPGDLSRLRSRIEQAIPVGRGMHDDPVDPGRLHGFATAGWDDFWTRFGGVADAVKFREGRATKQMGTLGGGNHFVEVCTDTEGSVWLMLHSGSRNIGKELAEHHIGVAQNLPHNQNLVDRDLAVFVADTPQMAAYRNDLFWAQEYAKYNRSIMMALLKDVVRKEFKKAKPTFEQEISAHHNYVAEERYDGMDLLVTRKGAIRAGSGEYGIIPGSMGTGSYIVRGLGNDKAFNSASHGAGRRMSRNAAKRRFTAKDLEEQTRGVECRKDSGVVDEIPAAYKPIEQVIDQQRDLVEVVAKLKQVVCVKG is encoded by the coding sequence ATGTCGTACGTGGAACTGCCGGGTGCGAAGGTGCCGATCCGTATGTGGACGGATCCGGCGACGGTGGAGGAGGGCGCGCTCCAGCAGCTGCGCAACGTCGCCACTCTGCCCTGGATTCAGGGCCTGGCCGTGATGCCGGACGTGCACTACGGCAAGGGCGCGACGGTCGGCTCGGTCATCGCGATGCGGGGCGCGGTGTGCCCGGCGGCGGTGGGCGTCGACATCGGCTGCGGCATGTCCGCGGTGAAGACCTCCCTGACGGCGAACGACCTGCCGGGCGACCTGTCGCGGCTGCGCTCGCGGATCGAGCAGGCCATCCCGGTCGGCCGGGGCATGCACGACGACCCGGTCGACCCGGGCCGGCTGCACGGCTTCGCGACGGCCGGCTGGGACGACTTCTGGACCCGGTTCGGCGGGGTCGCGGACGCGGTGAAGTTCCGCGAGGGGCGGGCGACGAAGCAGATGGGGACGCTGGGGGGAGGAAACCATTTCGTTGAAGTTTGTACTGATACGGAGGGTTCCGTCTGGCTGATGCTGCACTCCGGTTCCCGCAACATCGGCAAGGAACTGGCCGAGCATCACATCGGCGTCGCCCAGAACCTCCCGCACAACCAGAACCTCGTCGACCGCGACCTCGCGGTCTTCGTCGCGGACACCCCGCAGATGGCGGCGTACCGCAACGACCTGTTCTGGGCGCAGGAGTACGCGAAGTACAACCGCTCGATCATGATGGCGCTCCTGAAGGACGTGGTCCGCAAGGAGTTCAAGAAGGCGAAGCCCACCTTCGAGCAGGAGATCAGCGCGCACCACAACTACGTGGCCGAGGAGCGCTACGACGGCATGGACCTGCTCGTCACCCGCAAGGGCGCGATCCGCGCGGGGTCCGGCGAGTACGGGATCATCCCGGGCTCGATGGGCACGGGCTCGTACATCGTGAGGGGTCTGGGGAACGACAAGGCCTTCAACTCGGCCTCGCACGGCGCGGGCCGGAGGATGAGCCGGAACGCGGCGAAGCGGCGCTTCACGGCGAAGGACCTGGAGGAGCAGACGCGGGGCGTGGAGTGCCGCAAGGACTCCGGCGTGGTCGACGAGATCCCGGCCGCGTACAAGCCGATCGAGCAGGTCATCGACCAGCAGCGGGACCTCGTGGAGGTCGTCGCGAAGCTGAAGCAGGTCGTCTGCGTGAAGGGCTGA
- a CDS encoding SDR family NAD(P)-dependent oxidoreductase, whose protein sequence is MATAVPPAASRIAVVTGASSGIGAATARRLAEAGYRVVLTARRKDRIEALAEELTATGHSATAYPLDVTDRAAVDEFATAFRTVGVLVNNAGGALGADPVATGDPQDWRTMYETNVIGTLNLTQALLPKLDASGDGTVVVVSSTAGHATYEGGGGYVAAKHGAHVLAETLRLEIVGRPVRVIEIAPGMVKTEEFALTRFGGDAEKAAKVYQGVAEPLTADDVAETVTWAVTRPPHVNIDLLVVRPRAQASNTKVHREA, encoded by the coding sequence ATGGCCACCGCCGTACCGCCCGCCGCGTCCCGTATCGCCGTCGTCACGGGAGCGAGCAGCGGGATCGGTGCCGCCACGGCACGCCGGCTCGCCGAGGCCGGGTACCGCGTCGTCCTCACCGCCCGCCGCAAGGACCGCATCGAGGCGCTCGCCGAGGAGCTGACCGCGACCGGCCACTCGGCGACGGCGTACCCCCTCGACGTCACCGACCGCGCCGCCGTGGACGAGTTCGCCACCGCGTTCAGGACCGTCGGCGTACTGGTCAACAACGCGGGCGGGGCACTCGGCGCGGACCCGGTCGCCACCGGCGACCCGCAGGACTGGCGCACGATGTACGAGACCAACGTCATCGGCACCCTCAACCTCACCCAGGCCCTGCTGCCCAAGCTGGACGCGAGCGGCGACGGCACGGTCGTGGTCGTCTCCTCCACCGCCGGCCACGCCACCTACGAGGGCGGCGGTGGCTACGTCGCCGCCAAGCACGGCGCGCACGTCCTCGCCGAGACCCTGCGCCTGGAGATCGTCGGCCGTCCGGTGCGCGTCATCGAGATCGCGCCCGGCATGGTGAAGACCGAGGAGTTCGCCCTGACCCGCTTCGGCGGCGACGCCGAGAAGGCCGCCAAGGTCTACCAGGGGGTCGCCGAGCCCCTCACCGCGGACGACGTGGCCGAGACCGTCACCTGGGCGGTCACCCGCCCGCCGCACGTCAACATCGACCTTCTCGTGGTCCGCCCCCGGGCCCAGGCGTCGAACACCAAGGTGCACCGGGAGGCGTGA